A stretch of the Gossypium hirsutum isolate 1008001.06 chromosome D07, Gossypium_hirsutum_v2.1, whole genome shotgun sequence genome encodes the following:
- the LOC107954909 gene encoding phosphatidylinositol/phosphatidylcholine transfer protein SFH9 isoform X6, protein MQSTMPAFQENERFRKEGNLDFETSEDEKRRPTRGRSLKKKAMTASTKLTHGIRKRGKRVADCKFAAISIEDVRDAEEEKAVQAFREALLAKDQLPSRHDDYHTLLRFLKARKFDLDKTVQMWEDMLNWRKENGVDTILQDFVYDEYEEVQRCYPHGYHGVDKQGRPVYIERLGKIDPTKLMKVTTVDRFLKYHVQGFEKAFVEKFPACSIAAKRHIDSTTTILDVQGLNWMSFGKVAHDLVMRMQKIDGDNYPETLHQMYIVNAGNGFKLLWNTAKSFLDPRTTAKIHVLGNKFHNKLLESIYPSQLPEFLGGTCSCLNDGGCLRSDKGPWNNSEIMKLVHSGDALYLRKTESSSDNDNLEAKLLSTKVASSEISYASDVRPHTSDLMQLVSLSDKGQMSALKSMHDIIEPESAAITEEANSTNDVISIVTPRNPRKKFVNQVIDFVVYFLLKLLACIFFFAPGLGRFSEAQDSNPQVGNLSNHEMAGSGSLENGTLTEAKEESLHPCWQRLQNLEGLVTDLCNKPINIPPEKEDMLLESLSRIKSIEQDLQRTKKALLATASKQVELAESLEHLKETSLAGTYSCWRRNYKPLNPGR, encoded by the exons ATGCAAAGTACAATGCCTG CATTTCAAGAAAACGAGAGGTTTAGAAAGGAAGGGAATTTGGATTTTGAGACGTCTGAGGACGAGAAAAGAAGACCGACGCGAGGGAGATCTCTGAAGAAGAAAGCGATGACTGCTTCAACAAAGCTGACACATGGCATAAGGAAGCGTGGCAAACGCGTGGCTGATTGCAAATTTGCGGCAATTTCTATCGAGGATGTAAGGGATGCGGAGGAGGAAAAGGCAGTCCAAGCTTTTCGCGAGGCATTACTTGCAAAAGATCAGCTTCCCTCACGTCATGATGATTACCACACTTTGTTAAG ATTTCTGAAAGCAAGGAAATTTGACCTCGATAAAACTGTCCAGATGTGGGAAGATATGCTGAACTGGAGGAAAGAGAATGGAGTAGATACTATTTTACAG GATTTTGTGTATGATGAATATGAAGAAGTTCAGCGCTGTTACCCTCATGGTTACCATGGTGTAGACAAACAGGGTCGCCCAGTTTATATTGAAAGACTTGGTAAAATTGACCCTACCAAGCTGATGAAGGTTACTACAGTGGACAGATTTTTGAAATATCATGTGCAGGGCTTTGAGAAGGCTTTTGTGGAGAAGTTTCCTGCTTGTTCTATTGCTGCCAAGAGGCATATAGATTCTACAACCACAATATTAGATGTGCAGGGGTTG AACTGGATGAGCTTTGGCAAGGTTGCACATGATCTTGTAATGCGAATGCAGAAAATTGATGGAGACAACTATCCCGAG ACTTTACATCAAATGTACATAGTTAATGCTGGAAATGGATTCAAACTACTATGGAACACAGCAAAAAGCTTTCTTGATCCAAGGACTACAGCAAAGATTCAT GTTCTTGGGAAcaaatttcataataaattattGGAGAGTATTTATCCAAG CCAATTGCCGGAGTTTCTTGGTGGAACATGCTCATGCCTTAATGATGGCGGGTGTCTTAGATCTGACAAAGGACCCTGGAATAACTCAGAAATAATGAAG TTGGTGCACTCAGGAGATGCCTTGTACTTGAGGAAAACAGAAAGTTCTTCTGATAATGACAATTTGGAGGCCAAACTTTTATCTACTAAG GTTGCAAGTAGTGAAATATCTTATGCTTCCGATGTGAGACCACATACATCAGATTTAATGCAGTTAGTGTCACTTTCTGACAAA GGACAGATGAGTGCTCTTAAATCAATGCATGACATTATTGAACCAGAAAGTGCTGCAATAACTGAAGAAGCTAATTCAACAA ATGATGTAATTAGCATTGTTACTCCAAGAAATCCAAGAAAGAAGTTCGTTAACCAAGTAATAGATTTTGTGGTTTACTTCTTACTCAAATTGTTGGcatgtatatttttctttgcCCCTGGACTGGGAAGATTTTCTGAAGCACAAGATTCAAATCCACAAGTAGGAAACCTGTCTAATCACGAGATGGCAGGTTCAGGGTCTCTAGAAAATGGTACCTTGACAGAAGCAAAAGAGGAGTCACTCCATCCATGTTGGCAGAGGCTACAAAATTTAGAAGGCTTGGTAACTGACCTTTGTAACAAACCCATAAACATTCCTCCTGAAAAAGAAGACATGCTTCTTGAATCATTAAGTCGTATTAAATCTATTGAACAGGATTTACAGAGAACAAAGAAA GCATTGCTTGCAACTGCATCAAAGCAAGTGGAACTCGCTGAGTCATTGGAACATTTAAAAGAGACCAGCTTAGCT GGGACATACTCGTGCTGGCGGAGAAACTACAAACCTTTGAACCCGGGAAGATGA